The following coding sequences lie in one Porphyromonas asaccharolytica DSM 20707 genomic window:
- a CDS encoding sugar phosphate nucleotidyltransferase codes for MKPTLVIMAAGMGSRYGGLKQLDKLGPAGESIMDYSVFDAIRAGFGKVVFVIRHAFAEQFKEQVLQKYQKAVDTAVVYQEIDSLPEGFAAPAERTKPWGTNHALMMAAPEIDGPFAVINADDFYGREAFQTMSDYLSQLPDDSRGAYCMVAYDIESTLTAEGSVSRGVCKASPEGYLMHITEHKNIHENENHEIVSMHDGKKLSIARGTLVSMNLWGFTPDYLEHSERLFADFLKDHINEPTSEFFIPTVVDTLIRQGLAQVQVLSTDARWFGATYASDRDMVIEHLAKLTEAGEYPSPLL; via the coding sequence ATGAAACCTACACTAGTCATTATGGCTGCTGGCATGGGCAGTCGCTATGGCGGACTCAAGCAGTTAGACAAGCTGGGGCCGGCTGGTGAGAGTATTATGGACTACTCAGTCTTTGATGCGATCCGAGCAGGCTTTGGCAAGGTGGTCTTTGTCATACGTCACGCCTTTGCTGAGCAATTTAAGGAACAGGTGCTACAGAAGTATCAAAAGGCAGTCGACACGGCGGTCGTCTATCAGGAGATAGACTCGCTGCCCGAGGGCTTTGCCGCTCCAGCCGAGCGCACCAAGCCATGGGGTACTAACCACGCCCTGATGATGGCGGCACCTGAGATCGATGGCCCTTTTGCAGTAATCAATGCTGACGACTTCTACGGTCGTGAGGCTTTTCAGACGATGAGTGACTACCTTTCTCAGCTCCCCGATGATAGTCGTGGTGCCTACTGTATGGTCGCTTACGACATCGAGAGCACGCTCACCGCTGAGGGTAGTGTGAGCCGTGGCGTATGCAAGGCTTCGCCCGAGGGCTACCTCATGCACATTACCGAGCATAAGAACATCCACGAGAATGAGAACCATGAGATAGTCAGCATGCACGACGGCAAGAAGCTCTCCATAGCTCGCGGTACACTCGTATCGATGAACCTCTGGGGCTTTACGCCTGACTACTTGGAGCACTCTGAGAGACTCTTTGCAGACTTCCTCAAGGATCATATCAACGAGCCTACGTCGGAGTTCTTTATCCCGACAGTTGTCGACACGCTGATCCGTCAGGGGCTCGCGCAGGTACAGGTCTTGAGCACAGATGCTCGCTGGTTTGGCGCGACATACGCCTCTGACCGTGATATGGTCATAGAGCATCTGGCGAAGCTGACTGAGGCGGGTGAGTATCCCTCACCTCTACTCTAG
- a CDS encoding S-ribosylhomocysteine lyase — protein MKDIPSFTIDHERLKRGVYVSRRDLVGDQVVTTFDIRMKAPNREPVLDLSALHTIEHLVATYLRNDPEWGSRIIYWGPMGCLTGNYLIIVGDLNPLDIADLLRRAFDFVAHYEGAVPGVAPRDCGNYKLHNLELAREESRRYLEEVLEHLDDSNTHYPQ, from the coding sequence ATGAAGGATATCCCAAGCTTTACCATAGATCATGAGCGTCTCAAGCGTGGTGTCTATGTCTCTCGTCGTGACCTCGTCGGTGATCAGGTGGTGACCACCTTCGACATACGCATGAAGGCTCCCAATCGTGAGCCAGTCCTCGATCTGAGTGCTCTGCATACGATAGAGCATCTTGTAGCGACCTATCTGCGCAATGATCCCGAGTGGGGGAGCCGTATCATCTACTGGGGGCCGATGGGTTGCTTGACGGGCAACTACCTGATTATAGTCGGAGACCTTAACCCGCTAGATATAGCAGACCTGCTCCGCCGTGCCTTTGACTTTGTAGCGCACTATGAGGGCGCTGTGCCTGGCGTGGCTCCTCGTGACTGTGGCAACTACAAGCTGCACAACCTAGAGCTGGCACGAGAAGAGTCACGACGCTATCTCGAAGAGGTGCTAGAGCATCTGGACGACTCAAATACGCACTATCCTCAATAA
- the pepE gene encoding dipeptidase PepE has product MKKLLLISNSASQGQPYLGYAAEEIGRFLGPVAQDVLFVPYAAITYSWDEYVAKVNNALGGVGVNVTGLHTYDKPLQAIASAQAIMVGGGNTWALLKQLQDMGAMKLIRERVLEDGIPYVGWSAGSNLACPTIMTTNDMPICNPDTTQALGLISFQINPHYLDAHPEGHGGETREQRIREFVKYNPNCDVLGLREGSMLHITGDKITLWGERTARLFNYPTFYDSPLEIEPGVLAYSEKK; this is encoded by the coding sequence ATGAAGAAACTCTTACTGATATCCAACTCTGCATCACAGGGGCAGCCCTACCTAGGCTACGCCGCCGAGGAGATTGGCCGCTTCCTAGGTCCGGTGGCTCAGGATGTACTCTTTGTCCCTTATGCCGCTATCACCTATAGCTGGGATGAGTATGTAGCTAAGGTTAATAATGCTCTTGGTGGCGTTGGTGTCAATGTCACGGGTCTGCACACCTACGATAAGCCGCTACAAGCTATCGCCTCTGCACAGGCTATTATGGTGGGTGGTGGCAACACATGGGCTCTCCTCAAGCAACTACAAGATATGGGTGCTATGAAGCTGATCCGTGAGCGTGTCCTCGAGGACGGCATCCCCTATGTGGGCTGGAGCGCTGGCTCTAACCTAGCCTGCCCGACGATCATGACGACAAACGATATGCCTATCTGCAATCCTGATACAACGCAGGCGCTGGGGCTGATCTCCTTCCAGATCAATCCGCACTACCTCGATGCACATCCTGAGGGACATGGTGGCGAGACGCGCGAGCAGCGTATTAGAGAGTTTGTCAAGTACAACCCCAACTGTGATGTGCTCGGTCTGCGCGAGGGGAGTATGCTTCACATCACAGGTGACAAGATCACGCTGTGGGGTGAGCGTACGGCACGGCTCTTTAACTATCCTACCTTCTACGACAGTCCGCTAGAGATAGAGCCTGGAGTACTCGCATATAGCGAGAAAAAGTAA
- a CDS encoding DNA gyrase/topoisomerase IV subunit A, which translates to MDQDNHDIEQEQEMEETTPTDIEAASTSADPSDEGYVAPEEDEGEGHLHTLGGMYRHWFLDYASYVILERAVPHIEDGLKPVQRRVLYTMHLMENGTLHKVAKIVGATMAYHPHGDASINDALVQLGQKGYLIDTQGNWGNILTGDEAAAGRYIEAKLSNFALEILFGDKITPWMKSYDGKSREPVYLPARFPLLLAQGAEGIAVGLSCKILPHNPKELIEAACAYLRGEPFTLYPDFPTGGIIDVDRYNDGKRGGQVKSRARIERIEDRVLSVRDLPFGKTTSTLIDSILKANDKGLIKIKRIDDMTAETADIRIYLPVGVSADKTIDGLYAFTDCEVSISPNACVIEDDKPRFLGVSDLLRHSVKHTRELLQEDLRLQLHDRQEEYMGASLERLFIEHRIYKLRPFEEAPDQQTALDVIRKALEPIVGDSLLRPITDDDLARLLEIKMARILKFNLEKNEQLILRLTEEMAQIQHHLDHITDYTIHYYSSLLEEYGAGWERRTQIGHFGTIEATKVVEENLKLYIDRKMGFAGTGIKGGEYVCDCSEIDDMIVFFRDGTYLITKIEEKKFLGKERVLHINKYVRGDKRTIYNAIYLDGKTKTSFIKRFHVSASIRDRGYNLTMGTPGSKVLYFSANPNGEAESVMVKLLRGATSRRILVFEKDFADIAIKGRSAKGNIVTRAPIERITLKEQGGSTLGGRKVWFDPDVNRINYNDQGNYLGEFESSDRILVILPSEQAYTTDFGESNHFSESPKVIEKYDPDKVWSVIYTTPEGVTYIKRVSMPDSKRPQAIIDPEEQLLALTDEAEAQFTLITKPQGRKKAATIEISVTEYEPLKKISARGKRITALPIDSFEKVESVADETEEEEEELTDE; encoded by the coding sequence ATGGATCAAGACAATCACGACATAGAGCAAGAGCAGGAGATGGAGGAGACCACTCCGACAGATATAGAAGCGGCATCGACCAGTGCCGACCCGAGCGATGAGGGCTACGTGGCTCCCGAAGAGGACGAGGGCGAGGGACACCTGCATACCCTCGGCGGGATGTACCGTCACTGGTTCCTCGACTACGCATCGTACGTAATCCTCGAGCGTGCCGTGCCTCACATTGAGGACGGACTCAAGCCGGTGCAACGACGGGTGCTCTACACGATGCACCTGATGGAAAACGGCACCCTCCATAAGGTTGCGAAGATCGTGGGTGCTACGATGGCATACCACCCACACGGTGATGCCTCGATCAATGATGCTTTGGTACAGCTCGGTCAGAAGGGCTATCTCATCGACACGCAGGGTAACTGGGGTAACATACTCACGGGCGACGAGGCGGCCGCTGGTCGATACATCGAGGCTAAGCTCTCTAACTTTGCCCTCGAGATACTCTTTGGTGACAAGATCACCCCCTGGATGAAGAGCTACGACGGCAAGTCTCGTGAGCCTGTTTACCTGCCCGCCCGCTTTCCCCTACTACTAGCGCAAGGTGCCGAGGGCATCGCCGTGGGTCTCTCCTGCAAGATCCTCCCGCACAATCCTAAGGAGCTGATCGAGGCTGCCTGTGCTTACCTGCGTGGAGAGCCCTTTACCCTCTACCCTGACTTCCCCACGGGTGGCATCATCGATGTGGATCGCTACAACGATGGTAAGCGGGGCGGACAGGTCAAGAGCCGAGCACGCATCGAGCGTATCGAGGATCGTGTGCTGAGTGTGCGTGATCTGCCCTTTGGCAAGACCACCTCGACGCTCATTGACTCGATCCTAAAGGCAAACGACAAGGGTCTGATCAAGATCAAGCGCATCGATGATATGACCGCCGAGACGGCCGACATACGCATCTACCTACCCGTAGGGGTCTCGGCCGATAAGACGATCGACGGGCTCTACGCTTTCACCGATTGCGAGGTCTCTATCTCGCCGAATGCTTGTGTCATCGAGGACGACAAGCCACGCTTCCTCGGCGTGAGCGACCTGCTACGTCACTCGGTGAAGCATACGCGTGAATTGCTGCAGGAGGACCTGCGCCTACAGTTACACGACCGTCAGGAGGAGTATATGGGAGCTTCGCTAGAGCGGCTCTTCATCGAGCATCGTATCTATAAGTTACGTCCCTTTGAGGAGGCTCCTGATCAGCAGACAGCTCTGGACGTAATCCGCAAGGCTCTAGAGCCTATTGTGGGCGACTCTCTGCTAAGGCCCATCACGGACGATGACTTAGCACGCCTCCTAGAGATCAAGATGGCGCGGATCCTGAAGTTTAACCTAGAGAAAAACGAACAGCTCATCCTACGCCTCACCGAGGAGATGGCGCAGATACAGCACCACCTAGACCATATCACCGACTACACGATACACTACTACAGCTCGCTCCTAGAGGAGTATGGCGCTGGCTGGGAGCGGCGCACTCAGATCGGACACTTCGGGACGATCGAGGCTACGAAGGTGGTCGAGGAGAATCTCAAACTCTACATAGATCGCAAGATGGGCTTCGCTGGGACTGGCATCAAGGGCGGAGAGTACGTGTGCGACTGTAGCGAGATCGATGATATGATCGTCTTCTTCCGTGACGGGACCTATCTGATTACCAAAATCGAAGAGAAGAAGTTCCTCGGCAAGGAGCGTGTACTACATATTAATAAGTATGTGCGAGGCGACAAGCGCACTATCTACAATGCGATCTATCTGGATGGTAAGACGAAGACTTCGTTTATCAAGCGCTTTCACGTGTCGGCCAGCATACGTGATCGTGGGTACAACCTAACTATGGGGACTCCTGGGAGCAAGGTGCTCTACTTCTCAGCCAATCCGAATGGAGAGGCGGAGAGCGTGATGGTCAAGTTACTCCGAGGTGCCACTTCGCGACGTATCCTTGTCTTTGAAAAGGACTTTGCTGATATTGCTATCAAGGGACGCTCTGCCAAGGGCAACATCGTGACCCGCGCTCCGATCGAGCGTATCACACTCAAGGAGCAGGGTGGATCGACCCTCGGAGGACGCAAGGTCTGGTTTGACCCAGATGTGAACCGCATCAACTACAATGACCAGGGGAACTACCTAGGCGAGTTTGAGTCGAGCGACCGCATCCTCGTCATTCTACCTTCGGAACAGGCTTATACGACAGACTTTGGCGAGAGTAACCACTTCTCTGAGTCGCCCAAGGTCATCGAGAAGTATGACCCCGACAAGGTCTGGAGCGTCATCTACACCACACCTGAGGGAGTTACCTACATCAAGCGTGTCTCTATGCCCGACAGCAAGCGACCGCAGGCTATCATAGATCCCGAGGAGCAGCTCCTGGCTCTCACCGATGAAGCTGAGGCGCAGTTTACTCTGATCACGAAGCCGCAAGGACGCAAGAAGGCGGCGACGATCGAGATCTCTGTGACTGAGTACGAGCCACTCAAGAAGATCTCCGCACGTGGCAAGCGGATCACTGCGCTACCTATCGACAGCTTTGAGAAGGTAGAGTCCGTAGCAGACGAGACGGAGGAAGAGGAAGAAGAGCTAACCGACGAATAA
- a CDS encoding DUF3316 domain-containing protein, which produces MKQRLRHLLLALCLGLSLMGTSSSLSAQEADTTTTTATTPYRLLYLSHEFRFGWNTLYNEYLSPLYYRGQSLSYRLSSEAPITQAHPEWLLLQSTQITGGQLLNPARTGATSHLAFDTKWSFVHQWRLPFGMVVGVGPGVMVEGATSYNGRNQNNPADQQLNGDLTAQALAAYRLRIGWFVADLRLQMTSALVGLGFAPYYNESYLQAYYYDKIINHFALHTFGRRHYYQIGVALDIPIWRIMTLRMTYDYTNSARRIHSIYRGFSGHYLGVGLATYFRPFRGYQEVHNANHTTAISL; this is translated from the coding sequence ATGAAACAAAGATTACGACACCTACTTCTAGCGCTTTGCTTGGGGCTATCACTGATGGGTACAAGCAGCTCACTCTCTGCACAGGAGGCAGATACGACTACCACGACAGCCACTACGCCCTACCGACTGCTCTATCTATCGCACGAGTTTCGCTTCGGGTGGAACACATTATATAATGAGTACCTCTCCCCTCTCTACTACCGTGGGCAGTCGCTGAGCTACCGACTCTCCTCGGAGGCTCCTATCACACAGGCTCACCCTGAGTGGCTCCTCTTGCAGAGCACACAGATCACTGGTGGGCAGCTACTCAACCCCGCACGCACTGGAGCTACCAGTCATCTCGCTTTCGACACGAAGTGGAGCTTCGTGCATCAATGGCGTCTGCCCTTTGGTATGGTCGTGGGCGTAGGCCCTGGCGTTATGGTCGAGGGGGCTACCTCTTACAACGGGCGCAACCAAAACAACCCGGCCGATCAGCAGCTCAACGGCGACCTAACGGCACAAGCCTTGGCAGCCTATCGTCTACGCATCGGGTGGTTCGTCGCTGATCTGCGCCTTCAGATGACCTCGGCACTGGTCGGTCTAGGCTTCGCACCTTATTATAATGAGTCTTACCTACAGGCTTACTACTACGACAAGATCATCAACCACTTTGCCCTGCACACCTTCGGTCGGCGGCACTACTACCAGATAGGAGTGGCTCTCGACATCCCTATATGGCGCATCATGACCCTGCGCATGACCTACGACTACACTAACTCGGCAAGACGCATTCACTCCATCTATCGAGGATTCTCAGGACACTATCTAGGAGTCGGCCTAGCCACTTACTTCCGGCCCTTCCGAGGATACCAAGAGGTACATAACGCAAACCACACGACTGCCATCAGCTTATGA
- a CDS encoding S41 family peptidase: MNLMRLQSGLVGLLLLPLLLACTQEPKEQGYTKDYQTNFTALWTILDEGYCFFDDKLPAAGDTTWSDLKEIYTPLVQRCQSEDEFFDLMVELMCHLKDGHVNLFAPFDVGGWDFRKGARYCLDSRIRNLYLQPHVRRAGSIYYTPITYNGHAADSIGYMVISSFSSSISLTHLHAVFTRLAHCRGLIIDMRSNGGGLLTNADRLASVLIPSDTVVGYMSTKTGPGHQDFGPLKEIKLSRAPISWQRPTVILVDRGTYSAANSLVAYVKGTTRHVLFMGDRTGGGGGLPRSSELPNGWWLRYSSSRMYDAQQHSIEAGIEPHIIQEQTDEATAQQQDALIERAITILLAATK, from the coding sequence ATGAATCTAATGAGACTACAGAGCGGGCTTGTCGGCCTGCTACTCCTGCCACTCCTGCTTGCCTGCACACAAGAGCCGAAGGAGCAGGGATACACCAAAGACTATCAGACCAACTTCACCGCACTCTGGACCATACTAGACGAGGGGTACTGCTTCTTTGACGATAAGCTCCCAGCTGCAGGCGATACCACCTGGAGCGACCTCAAGGAGATCTACACGCCTCTAGTACAGCGATGCCAGTCGGAGGATGAGTTCTTCGACCTCATGGTAGAGCTAATGTGTCACCTCAAGGATGGACATGTAAATCTTTTTGCTCCCTTTGATGTAGGAGGATGGGATTTTCGCAAAGGAGCTAGATACTGTCTGGATAGTCGCATACGTAACCTTTATCTACAGCCTCATGTGCGCCGCGCTGGCTCGATCTATTATACGCCGATCACTTACAATGGACATGCAGCTGACTCAATCGGCTATATGGTGATTTCCTCTTTCTCCTCGTCTATCTCCTTGACTCATCTGCACGCCGTCTTCACCAGGCTGGCGCATTGTCGTGGTCTGATCATCGATATGCGTAGCAATGGCGGTGGACTGCTGACCAATGCGGATCGTCTGGCTAGCGTCTTGATCCCCTCCGATACGGTCGTCGGCTATATGAGTACGAAGACTGGACCTGGACATCAAGACTTCGGTCCGCTCAAAGAGATCAAGCTCTCTCGTGCCCCCATCAGCTGGCAGCGTCCTACGGTGATCCTCGTGGATCGTGGCACTTACAGCGCAGCTAACTCGCTCGTCGCTTATGTCAAGGGGACGACCCGCCACGTCCTCTTCATGGGAGATCGTACAGGTGGTGGCGGAGGTCTACCTCGTAGTAGCGAACTGCCCAATGGCTGGTGGCTACGCTACTCCTCCTCTCGTATGTACGATGCTCAGCAGCACAGCATCGAGGCAGGCATCGAGCCACACATTATCCAGGAGCAGACGGACGAGGCGACAGCGCAGCAGCAAGATGCGCTCATCGAGCGTGCTATCACGATACTCCTCGCGGCAACTAAGTAA
- a CDS encoding leucine-rich repeat domain-containing protein produces MQQKRLRFSTLLLCLLLPLIGQLQAQTIDLGDFADPSSHFNQSIGQTAPFDFDYLSSVTQQIYTAAELQGLEGKEVTKLAFQIYLSDGESYNTEYTNDLQIYLTNVSDDHFEQVSGKYYWLPINADQDLYMQKTITLDLMDLTINGNRKTSQAGVDYHTLELELDKPFVYTGQSILLSVRSKASKPASDSRSYIEFCSYPKNVKEMPVRTINKATDKAISEGFVGVLGETADRGQMDRAVMRITFRNASTPQPSYDPIHPVVQLTEAGFLAKLMQGMDLLKCQSITVSGPMNSEDCKTIRDNMGNLTEINIADATFDEDQLPEAAFYNMPLVRKVTLPLTLKVVGERALAQMYQLEELVLGSQVTKICDSAFTQNSRLTKISPMPALTTIGKYALKECTALTTFPWSETLTTLDTESFSGSGLTEVRLPNVAVVPSTCFASCKALAKVYLGAKTTEVMYGAFAQCKALTDITVEAVQPPKAHIKAFNGLKPADISSINLFVPSDAQATYKEANVWKGFHIAPIPGTEPQVKKYLLTYRVIGEHGSLTAKTATGVEIPSQTEVEEHTAITFTADPDLDYIVKSFKVDGTETPMTAGEQNSQTYTLNIEAATEVTVEFVHRPYTVTYSVRDNVGGTITATYKGQPLASGATTAVGESETIIFTAHPEEHYHVKKWVVNGQESPKPAENNQWQVISGKDYVVEVLFERDKVYYTVDVSQEGNGGPIYLEVGGVRSALKSKVPENMDIRVYVEPDKGYRLDYWMVNRERINPVDGSLEYTTKATKDLRIVAYYAKVEEGNAIDAPAAGTPDVAIALEGQTITLTSNTGSALDTVALYDYSGRLIEQRVVADKLCTLTAPQAGIYLLSIGTTTAKVCVK; encoded by the coding sequence ATGCAACAGAAACGACTACGTTTTAGTACATTACTCTTATGTCTCCTGCTACCGCTCATCGGGCAGCTTCAGGCGCAGACCATAGACTTGGGAGACTTTGCCGATCCCTCGTCACACTTCAACCAGAGCATCGGGCAGACGGCGCCTTTTGACTTCGACTACCTCAGTAGCGTCACCCAGCAGATCTACACCGCTGCGGAGCTACAGGGACTAGAGGGAAAGGAAGTTACCAAGCTTGCTTTCCAAATTTATCTATCCGATGGTGAGTCCTACAATACCGAGTACACCAATGACCTTCAGATCTACCTTACCAACGTATCCGATGACCACTTTGAGCAAGTATCGGGCAAGTATTATTGGCTACCTATCAACGCAGACCAGGATCTCTATATGCAGAAGACGATCACGCTTGATCTGATGGACTTAACCATCAATGGTAACCGCAAGACCTCACAGGCTGGCGTAGACTATCACACGCTAGAGCTAGAGCTCGACAAGCCTTTTGTCTACACGGGGCAATCTATCCTCCTCTCCGTACGCTCTAAGGCTAGCAAGCCCGCTAGCGATAGCAGATCCTATATAGAGTTCTGTAGCTATCCTAAGAATGTCAAAGAGATGCCCGTCCGCACGATCAATAAAGCGACAGACAAGGCTATCAGCGAGGGCTTCGTTGGTGTACTCGGTGAGACCGCTGATCGTGGGCAGATGGATCGTGCCGTGATGCGTATCACTTTCCGCAATGCCAGCACACCACAGCCTAGTTACGACCCGATACACCCAGTCGTACAACTCACCGAGGCTGGTTTTCTAGCTAAGCTTATGCAGGGTATGGATCTCCTTAAGTGCCAGTCCATCACGGTGTCTGGTCCGATGAATTCTGAAGACTGCAAGACGATACGGGACAATATGGGCAATCTGACCGAGATCAACATCGCAGATGCGACCTTTGATGAGGATCAGCTCCCCGAGGCTGCCTTTTATAATATGCCACTCGTTCGCAAGGTGACACTTCCCCTCACCCTCAAGGTGGTTGGCGAGAGGGCTCTAGCTCAGATGTATCAGCTGGAGGAGCTAGTCCTTGGCAGTCAGGTGACTAAGATATGCGATAGTGCCTTTACGCAAAATAGCCGTCTGACCAAGATCAGCCCGATGCCTGCACTCACCACTATTGGCAAATATGCTCTTAAAGAGTGTACAGCACTCACCACTTTTCCTTGGTCTGAAACACTGACGACGCTAGACACTGAGAGCTTTTCAGGCTCTGGGCTCACCGAGGTGCGTCTACCCAATGTTGCTGTCGTACCTAGCACCTGCTTCGCCAGCTGTAAGGCACTTGCAAAAGTGTATCTCGGAGCCAAGACCACTGAGGTTATGTATGGCGCATTTGCTCAGTGTAAGGCGCTGACAGATATTACTGTCGAGGCGGTGCAGCCTCCTAAGGCTCACATCAAGGCCTTCAACGGGCTCAAGCCTGCGGACATCAGCTCCATCAATCTCTTCGTACCTAGTGATGCACAAGCGACCTACAAGGAGGCTAATGTGTGGAAGGGCTTCCACATCGCCCCCATCCCAGGCACAGAGCCTCAGGTCAAGAAGTATCTACTCACCTATCGTGTCATCGGAGAGCATGGCTCGCTAACGGCCAAAACGGCTACCGGCGTAGAAATACCTTCGCAGACAGAGGTCGAGGAGCATACGGCTATCACCTTTACCGCAGACCCAGATCTTGACTACATCGTCAAGAGCTTTAAGGTCGATGGTACAGAAACTCCGATGACCGCTGGCGAGCAAAACAGCCAGACATATACGCTCAACATCGAAGCTGCCACAGAGGTAACGGTCGAGTTCGTTCATCGTCCCTATACGGTCACCTACTCTGTACGAGACAATGTGGGAGGCACGATCACAGCGACCTACAAGGGGCAGCCACTCGCCTCAGGAGCTACGACAGCTGTCGGGGAGTCTGAGACGATCATCTTCACAGCCCACCCAGAGGAGCACTACCACGTCAAGAAGTGGGTCGTCAACGGTCAGGAGAGTCCCAAGCCTGCTGAAAACAATCAGTGGCAAGTGATCTCTGGCAAGGACTACGTCGTCGAGGTCCTCTTCGAGCGTGACAAGGTCTACTATACGGTCGATGTATCTCAGGAGGGCAATGGTGGTCCTATCTACCTAGAGGTAGGTGGCGTACGCAGTGCTCTCAAGAGCAAAGTGCCTGAGAATATGGACATCCGTGTCTACGTCGAGCCTGACAAGGGCTACCGCCTAGACTACTGGATGGTCAATAGGGAGCGCATCAACCCAGTCGATGGCTCGCTAGAGTACACGACCAAGGCAACGAAGGATCTACGCATCGTAGCTTACTACGCTAAGGTGGAAGAGGGCAACGCCATCGACGCACCTGCAGCGGGTACGCCCGATGTAGCCATTGCCCTAGAGGGGCAGACGATTACCCTGACCAGCAATACGGGTAGTGCGCTCGACACCGTCGCCCTCTATGACTACTCAGGCCGTCTCATCGAGCAGCGTGTCGTAGCGGACAAGCTCTGCACGCTCACCGCACCACAGGCTGGCATCTACCTGCTCTCTATCGGCACGACCACTGCAAAGGTCTGTGTCAAGTAA
- a CDS encoding Coenzyme F420 hydrogenase/dehydrogenase, beta subunit C-terminal domain — protein MHHTRDVDAMIQIEEKQRCCGCEACRQICPKGCIRLERDEEGFDYPIVDTDRCIECHKCERVCPFMKLDEPRKPQAVYAACATDEELRRESSSGGLFTLLAEDTLRRGGVVFGARFDEAWSVCHDYTETIEGLAPFRGSKYLQSRIGDSYQQAEQFLKEGRSVLFTGTPCQIKGLVNYLGRAYDNLTAVDVVCHGVPSPMVWQRYLATLRAEQGEIKGVSFRDKSLSGWRRYNFVAQMATHSGGGGVRQFYGDNIYMRGFLHDLYLRPSCYACMAKGGRSHSDLTLGDYWGVERTCPDLDRALDEDKGTSVVMIHSERGRSLLEGLPCHYQETNYASALAGNPAIERTVPEPPKRQLFFEQLDAEPLAQLIDRLTTIPLHQRLWRLLHHGAHRIKMRLHRLV, from the coding sequence TTGCACCACACTAGAGACGTAGATGCGATGATACAGATAGAGGAGAAGCAGCGATGCTGTGGCTGCGAAGCGTGCCGACAGATCTGCCCCAAGGGGTGTATACGACTGGAGCGTGACGAGGAGGGCTTTGACTATCCGATCGTTGACACCGATCGTTGCATCGAGTGCCATAAGTGTGAGCGTGTCTGTCCCTTTATGAAGCTAGACGAACCGCGCAAGCCACAGGCGGTTTACGCAGCGTGTGCCACCGATGAAGAGCTCCGTAGGGAGAGTTCGTCGGGAGGACTCTTTACGCTACTTGCTGAGGATACGCTACGACGTGGGGGCGTGGTCTTTGGAGCTCGATTTGATGAGGCGTGGAGCGTCTGTCACGACTATACGGAGACGATAGAGGGGCTGGCACCCTTCAGAGGTAGTAAGTATCTGCAGAGTCGTATAGGAGATAGCTATCAGCAGGCGGAGCAGTTTCTCAAAGAGGGACGGTCCGTCCTCTTCACAGGAACTCCCTGTCAGATCAAAGGCTTGGTCAACTACCTCGGGCGTGCCTATGACAACTTGACGGCGGTCGATGTGGTCTGTCATGGTGTACCCTCACCGATGGTGTGGCAAAGGTACCTGGCGACACTTCGGGCGGAGCAGGGAGAGATCAAGGGGGTCTCCTTTCGGGACAAGTCGCTGTCGGGCTGGCGACGTTATAACTTTGTGGCACAGATGGCTACTCACTCTGGTGGGGGCGGCGTGCGACAGTTTTACGGAGACAATATCTATATGCGAGGCTTCCTACATGACCTCTACTTGCGTCCTAGTTGCTACGCCTGCATGGCCAAAGGGGGACGCAGTCATAGCGACCTGACGCTGGGCGACTATTGGGGGGTGGAGCGCACCTGCCCCGATCTAGATCGTGCGCTAGACGAGGACAAAGGGACTAGTGTCGTAATGATCCATAGCGAGCGAGGACGGAGTCTGCTCGAGGGGCTACCTTGTCACTATCAGGAGACCAACTATGCGAGTGCCTTAGCGGGCAATCCCGCTATCGAGCGCACGGTGCCAGAGCCTCCGAAGCGACAGCTCTTTTTCGAGCAGCTAGATGCAGAGCCGCTAGCGCAATTGATCGATCGTCTCACGACCATACCGCTCCACCAGCGTCTCTGGCGTCTCCTGCATCACGGAGCTCATCGGATTAAGATGCGCCTGCACCGACTCGTGTAG